In Nocardioides sp. zg-1228, a single window of DNA contains:
- a CDS encoding ROK family transcriptional regulator, with amino-acid sequence MTTRRRPGLGTNQELARRHNLGTVLRHVHGAGQLSRAELTGRMGLNRSTIAALVNELEALGVTERALPPEDAPRQGAGRPSAGVRIAAHGPFVIAVDLGVDRAVVARIGLGGRVLARSQAPVHSEGEAWQVGAAVAGLIRCVVADVPDTSPMVGIGISVPGLVRSNDGLIRLAPNLGWHDVSFGGIVLAALGLDVPVSIANDADLGALAEHVRGVAVGVDDLIYVTGNVGVGAGVITGGVRLEGAGGYAGEVGHLRFNPAGRECHCGNRGCWETEVGAHAIAEAIHCPTDRVAQLGEVLDGFGEPSAALRQTGTALGHGLASIVNVFNPRQVVLGGYFRSLYALVGPQVQAGLADRALPAPLESVTLTLPGLDGDSSLLGAAEIALEPLFVDPVAALSTALVGVGARLAG; translated from the coding sequence ATGACCACGCGTCGGCGCCCGGGCCTGGGCACCAACCAGGAGCTCGCGCGTCGCCACAACCTGGGCACGGTGCTGCGCCACGTCCACGGCGCCGGCCAGCTCTCGCGTGCCGAGCTGACCGGGCGGATGGGTCTCAACCGCAGCACGATCGCGGCGCTCGTCAACGAGCTCGAGGCGCTCGGCGTCACCGAGCGGGCGCTCCCGCCCGAGGACGCCCCCCGCCAGGGCGCCGGTCGCCCGTCCGCGGGCGTCCGGATCGCCGCCCACGGGCCGTTCGTCATCGCCGTGGACCTCGGGGTCGACCGCGCCGTGGTGGCGCGGATCGGCCTCGGCGGACGGGTGCTGGCGCGCTCGCAGGCGCCGGTCCACAGCGAGGGCGAGGCCTGGCAGGTCGGCGCCGCGGTGGCCGGGCTGATCCGGTGCGTGGTCGCGGACGTGCCCGACACGTCCCCGATGGTCGGCATCGGGATCAGCGTGCCGGGCCTCGTGCGCAGCAACGACGGCCTCATCCGGCTGGCCCCCAACCTGGGCTGGCACGACGTGTCGTTCGGGGGGATCGTGCTGGCCGCCCTGGGCCTCGACGTCCCCGTGTCCATCGCCAACGACGCCGACCTGGGCGCCCTCGCCGAGCACGTGCGCGGCGTGGCGGTCGGGGTGGACGACCTCATCTACGTCACGGGCAACGTCGGCGTCGGCGCGGGCGTCATCACCGGCGGCGTCCGGCTGGAGGGCGCGGGCGGCTACGCCGGCGAGGTGGGCCACCTGCGCTTCAACCCCGCCGGGCGCGAGTGCCACTGCGGCAACCGGGGCTGCTGGGAGACCGAGGTCGGCGCCCACGCGATCGCCGAGGCGATCCACTGCCCCACCGACCGGGTGGCGCAGCTCGGCGAGGTGCTCGACGGGTTCGGCGAGCCGTCGGCGGCGCTGCGCCAGACCGGGACCGCGCTGGGGCACGGGCTGGCCAGCATCGTCAACGTGTTCAACCCCCGCCAGGTCGTGCTCGGCGGCTACTTCCGCTCGCTCTACGCGCTGGTCGGCCCCCAGGTCCAGGCCGGCCTCGCCGACCGCGCGCTCCCGGCGCCGCTGGAGTCGGTGACGCTGACCCTGCCGGGGCTCGACGGCGACTCGTCGCTGCTGGGAGCCGCGGAGATCGCCCTCGAGCCGTTGTTCGTCGACCCGGTGGCCGCCCTCTCCACGGCGCTGGTCGGGGTCGGCGCGCGACTCGCGGGCTGA
- a CDS encoding HNH endonuclease signature motif containing protein — MPAARTRRARAARKRQRRMAGVEHDLSADEWAGLQEAWGGCAYCGASGAALQKDCVLPISRGGRYTVLNVVPACASCNASKCNDEVTGWLRRKRLDERAFLTRLAEVHAGL; from the coding sequence ATGCCTGCCGCCCGGACCCGCCGCGCCCGCGCGGCGAGGAAGCGCCAGCGGCGGATGGCGGGCGTCGAGCACGACCTGAGCGCGGACGAGTGGGCAGGGCTGCAGGAGGCGTGGGGAGGCTGTGCCTACTGCGGGGCGAGCGGCGCGGCCCTGCAGAAGGACTGCGTGCTGCCGATCTCGCGCGGCGGCCGCTACACGGTGCTCAACGTCGTGCCCGCCTGCGCGTCGTGCAACGCGAGCAAGTGCAACGACGAGGTCACCGGCTGGCTGCGCCGCAAGCGGCTCGACGAGCGCGCCTTCCTGACGCGGCTCGCCGAGGTCCACGCCGGGCTGTAG
- the map gene encoding type I methionyl aminopeptidase: MIEILTPAQVDRARRTGALVGEILQTLRSRCEVGTNLLDLDRWTAEMIRDAGAESCYVDYAPSFGSGPFGHYVCTSVNDAVLHGRPRDQRVADGNLVSLDLAVRLDGVAADSAISFVAGQSRPAGSVELIETTERALAAGIAAAGPGARIGDISHAIGTVLTAAGYPINLQFGGHGIGTTMHQDPHVANDGRPGRGYQLRPGLLLALEPWIMVDTDELVTDDDGWTLRSATGCLTAHSEHTVAITDDGAEVLTRVG, from the coding sequence ATGATCGAGATCCTCACCCCTGCCCAGGTCGACCGCGCCCGCCGCACCGGCGCGCTCGTCGGCGAGATCCTGCAGACCCTCCGCTCGCGCTGCGAGGTCGGCACCAACCTGCTCGACCTCGACCGCTGGACGGCCGAGATGATCCGAGACGCGGGCGCCGAGTCCTGCTACGTCGACTACGCCCCCTCCTTCGGCAGCGGCCCCTTCGGCCACTACGTCTGCACCTCGGTCAACGACGCCGTGCTGCACGGCCGCCCGCGCGACCAGCGGGTGGCGGACGGCAACCTGGTCAGCCTCGACCTCGCCGTGCGCCTCGACGGCGTCGCGGCCGACTCCGCCATCAGCTTCGTGGCCGGGCAGAGCCGCCCGGCCGGCAGCGTCGAGCTGATCGAGACGACCGAGCGCGCGCTGGCGGCGGGGATCGCCGCGGCGGGCCCGGGCGCCCGGATCGGCGACATCTCGCACGCCATCGGCACGGTGCTCACCGCGGCCGGCTATCCCATCAACCTGCAGTTCGGTGGCCACGGGATCGGCACGACGATGCACCAGGACCCCCATGTCGCCAACGACGGCCGCCCGGGGCGGGGCTACCAGCTGCGCCCGGGCCTGCTGCTGGCGCTCGAGCCGTGGATCATGGTCGACACCGACGAGCTGGTCACCGACGACGACGGCTGGACGCTGCGCAGCGCCACCGGCTGCCTGACGGCGCACAGCGAGCACACCGTCGCCATCACCGACGACGGGGCAGAGGTCCTCACCCGCGTGGGGTGA
- a CDS encoding metallophosphoesterase: MVTRLLLLADTHLPKRARDLPAEVWRAVEEADVVVHAGDWADVGLLDELEARSARLLACWGNNDHGELRERLPEVARAELEGVRLGVVHETGQAKGREERMAAAYADLDVLVFGHSHIPWDTVAPTGLRLLNPGSPTDRRRQPHCTYMTASVADGELSDVTLHRLPPRA, encoded by the coding sequence ATGGTCACCCGGCTGCTGCTCCTCGCCGACACCCACCTGCCCAAGCGAGCCCGCGACCTGCCGGCCGAGGTGTGGCGCGCGGTCGAGGAGGCGGACGTCGTCGTCCACGCCGGCGACTGGGCCGACGTCGGGCTGCTCGACGAGCTCGAGGCGCGCTCGGCGCGGCTCCTCGCGTGCTGGGGCAACAACGACCACGGGGAGCTGCGCGAGCGCCTGCCCGAGGTGGCCCGGGCCGAGCTCGAGGGCGTACGCCTCGGGGTGGTGCACGAGACCGGTCAGGCCAAGGGCCGCGAGGAGCGGATGGCGGCTGCGTACGCCGACCTCGACGTCCTGGTCTTCGGCCACAGCCACATCCCGTGGGACACCGTGGCCCCGACCGGGCTGCGGCTGCTCAATCCCGGCTCACCCACCGACCGACGGCGCCAGCCGCACTGCACCTACATGACCGCGAGCGTCGCTGACGGAGAGCTCAGCGACGTCACGCTCCACCGGCTCCCGCCACGGGCGTAG
- a CDS encoding ABC-F family ATP-binding cassette domain-containing protein, protein MNATLVAKDLAGGHGHRVLFEGLDLTVAPGDVIGVVGANGAGKSTLLSLLSGSVPPMAGSVECAPRDAFVGWLPQEHERVPGETIAHYLARRTGAAEATAAMESAAEALGSGEPGADDAYAAAFDRWLASGAPDLEDRIAPVLADLGLDVGPDALMTTLSGGQAARVALAALLLSRFDIVLLDEPTNDLDLDGLARLEAFVQGLRGGVVLVSHDREFLARCVTRIVELDLAQGRVSVYDGGYEAFLEERAVARRHARDAYEQYASTRADLVQRARTQREWSSQGVRNAMRKSPDNDKIRRRAATESSEKQAQKVRQMESRIARLDEVEEPRKEWVLQFDIAAAPRSSAVVATLNEATKSFGDFRLGPVSAQVDAGDRIGITGPNGAGKTTLLRLLLGRTEPDTGTASLGASVSIGVIDQARTGLAEDLPLGDAFEAVVPELTQAEVRTLLAKFGLRADQVASPVARLSPGERTRAAMALLQARGVNLLVLDEPTNHLDLPAIEQLEDALASYDGALLLVSHDRRLLANVRLDQRWEVDGGRLVVRHA, encoded by the coding sequence GTGAACGCCACCCTCGTCGCGAAGGACCTCGCCGGCGGGCACGGCCACCGGGTGCTCTTCGAGGGCCTCGACCTCACCGTCGCGCCGGGCGACGTGATCGGCGTGGTCGGCGCCAACGGCGCGGGGAAGTCGACGCTCCTGTCCCTTCTCAGCGGGTCGGTGCCGCCGATGGCCGGCTCCGTGGAGTGCGCGCCCCGGGACGCCTTCGTCGGCTGGCTGCCGCAGGAGCACGAGCGCGTGCCCGGCGAGACGATCGCGCACTACCTCGCGCGCCGTACGGGTGCAGCCGAGGCGACCGCGGCGATGGAGTCGGCCGCCGAGGCGCTCGGCTCGGGCGAGCCCGGGGCGGACGACGCCTACGCGGCGGCGTTCGACCGGTGGCTGGCGAGCGGTGCGCCCGACCTCGAGGACCGGATCGCCCCGGTGCTGGCCGACCTCGGCCTCGACGTCGGCCCGGACGCCCTGATGACCACGCTCTCCGGTGGGCAGGCCGCCCGGGTGGCGTTGGCCGCGCTCCTGCTCAGCCGCTTCGACATCGTGCTGCTCGACGAGCCGACCAACGACCTCGACCTCGACGGGCTGGCGCGGCTGGAGGCGTTCGTGCAGGGGCTGCGCGGTGGCGTGGTGCTGGTCTCGCACGACCGCGAGTTCCTCGCACGCTGCGTCACCCGGATCGTCGAGCTCGACCTCGCCCAGGGCAGGGTCAGCGTCTACGACGGCGGCTACGAGGCGTTCCTGGAGGAGCGGGCCGTCGCCCGCCGTCACGCGAGGGACGCCTACGAGCAGTACGCCTCGACCCGCGCCGACCTCGTGCAGCGGGCGCGCACCCAGCGCGAGTGGAGCTCGCAGGGGGTGCGCAACGCGATGCGCAAGAGCCCCGACAACGACAAGATCCGGCGCCGCGCCGCCACCGAGTCGTCGGAGAAGCAGGCCCAGAAGGTGCGCCAGATGGAGTCGCGCATCGCGCGGCTCGACGAGGTGGAGGAGCCGCGCAAGGAGTGGGTCCTGCAGTTCGACATCGCCGCCGCCCCGCGCTCCAGCGCGGTCGTGGCCACGCTCAACGAGGCGACCAAGAGCTTCGGCGACTTCCGCCTCGGGCCCGTCTCCGCGCAGGTCGACGCGGGCGACCGGATCGGCATCACCGGCCCCAACGGGGCAGGCAAGACCACGCTCCTGCGCCTGCTGCTCGGGCGCACGGAGCCCGACACCGGCACCGCCTCGCTGGGTGCGTCGGTGTCCATCGGCGTCATCGACCAGGCCCGCACGGGCCTGGCGGAGGACCTGCCGCTCGGCGACGCCTTCGAGGCCGTCGTCCCGGAGCTGACGCAGGCCGAGGTGCGCACGCTGCTCGCCAAGTTCGGGCTCAGGGCCGACCAGGTCGCCAGCCCGGTCGCGCGCCTCTCCCCCGGCGAGCGCACCCGTGCGGCGATGGCGCTGCTCCAGGCGCGCGGGGTCAACCTGCTGGTCCTCGACGAGCCGACCAACCACCTCGACCTGCCGGCCATCGAGCAGCTCGAGGACGCGCTGGCGTCGTACGACGGCGCACTCCTGCTGGTCTCGCACGACCGCCGCCTGCTGGCCAACGTCCGGCTCGACCAGCGGTGGGAGGTCGACGGCGGCCGTCTGGTCGTGCGCCACGCCTGA
- a CDS encoding MMPL family transporter produces the protein MHRRIAGSLTGRITKWIVLAAAVAITGFMGMFSSQLADVQNNEASSWLPESAESTQVLDELSESVDPNDIPTLVVYQRDGGLTDDDLAQLESDGAEIAELDGLTGDGVLTPAAAEAAAAKGAPVPTLVSEDGEVAYLYFVLNFGSDGWNAIPDAADEIRDIAQLDGGEVHLAGYGGQAADSAEAFEGIDTDLILITLGVVVVILLFTYRSPVLWLLPIICAVVANTVATGLVYLLAKHAGLTVNGQSQAILSILVIGAGTDYALLLVARYREELRRHADRHEAMAVALHRAAPAILASAATVAVGMLSLSFAELNSTAGLGPVNAIGVAVTMVVMLTLLPALLVICGRWIFWPKRPAFGSPEPTADGLWAHVGRRISHRPRRVWVTTTGLLLLACLGLFRLDASGLSTEDTYTQEFDSIKGQRLLEDHGLSDNSNTLQVVTDADRAPDVVDALAGIDGLGAPGEVQPLSEGRAWFEATIEADVSSTAAADIVEESRDVLHAVDGADALVGGGSAFYLDTKIASERDSWVIMPLVLLVVLVILIGLLRALVAPLILIATVVLSFGAALGISALLFEYVFGFAGSDPGFPLFAFVFLVALGIDYNIFLMTRVREETEQHGTRRGSLIALASTGGVITSAGIVLAATFLVLGSLPLVFLAELGVAVALGVMLDTLVVRSVLVTALNLDLGGRIWWPSRLDREDAPLTPAEAEAPLETVH, from the coding sequence ATGCATCGACGGATCGCAGGGTCATTGACGGGCCGCATCACGAAGTGGATCGTCCTCGCCGCCGCGGTGGCCATCACCGGGTTCATGGGGATGTTCTCGAGTCAGCTGGCCGACGTCCAGAACAACGAGGCGTCGTCGTGGCTGCCGGAGTCGGCGGAGTCGACGCAGGTGCTCGACGAGCTCTCGGAGTCGGTGGACCCCAACGACATCCCGACGCTGGTGGTCTACCAGCGCGACGGCGGGCTCACCGACGACGACCTCGCGCAGCTGGAGTCCGACGGCGCGGAGATCGCCGAGCTCGACGGCCTGACCGGCGACGGGGTGCTGACGCCGGCCGCCGCCGAGGCCGCGGCCGCCAAGGGCGCTCCGGTGCCGACCCTCGTCTCGGAGGACGGCGAGGTCGCCTACCTCTACTTCGTGCTCAACTTCGGCAGCGACGGGTGGAACGCCATCCCCGACGCGGCCGACGAGATCCGTGACATCGCCCAGCTCGACGGCGGGGAGGTGCACCTGGCCGGCTACGGCGGGCAGGCGGCCGACTCGGCCGAGGCGTTCGAGGGCATCGACACCGACCTCATCCTGATCACCCTCGGCGTGGTGGTGGTGATCCTGCTCTTCACCTACCGCAGCCCGGTGCTGTGGCTGCTGCCGATCATCTGCGCCGTCGTCGCCAACACCGTCGCGACGGGTCTGGTCTACCTGCTGGCCAAGCACGCCGGCCTCACGGTCAACGGCCAGAGCCAGGCCATCTTGAGCATCCTGGTGATCGGCGCCGGCACCGACTACGCCCTCCTCCTCGTCGCCCGCTACCGCGAGGAGCTGCGCCGCCACGCCGACCGCCACGAGGCGATGGCCGTCGCGCTGCACCGCGCCGCCCCGGCCATCCTCGCCAGCGCGGCGACGGTCGCGGTCGGCATGCTGAGCCTGTCCTTCGCCGAGCTCAACTCGACCGCCGGGCTCGGCCCGGTCAACGCCATCGGCGTCGCGGTGACGATGGTCGTGATGCTCACGCTCCTGCCCGCGCTGCTGGTGATCTGCGGGCGCTGGATCTTCTGGCCCAAGCGCCCCGCGTTCGGCAGCCCCGAGCCCACCGCCGACGGTCTCTGGGCCCACGTCGGGCGCCGGATCAGCCACCGCCCGCGCCGGGTGTGGGTGACCACCACGGGGCTGCTCCTGCTGGCGTGCCTCGGCCTGTTCCGCCTCGACGCCTCGGGGCTGTCCACCGAGGACACCTACACCCAGGAGTTCGACTCCATCAAGGGACAGAGGCTGCTCGAGGACCACGGGCTGTCCGACAACTCCAACACCCTCCAGGTCGTCACCGACGCCGACCGCGCCCCCGACGTGGTCGACGCCCTCGCGGGCATCGACGGCCTCGGCGCCCCCGGCGAGGTGCAGCCCCTGTCCGAGGGTCGCGCGTGGTTCGAGGCCACGATCGAGGCGGACGTCTCCTCCACCGCCGCGGCCGACATCGTCGAGGAGTCGCGCGACGTCCTGCACGCGGTCGACGGTGCCGACGCCCTCGTGGGAGGCGGCTCGGCGTTCTACCTCGACACCAAGATCGCCTCCGAGCGCGACAGCTGGGTGATCATGCCGCTCGTCCTGCTCGTGGTGCTGGTCATCCTCATCGGGTTGCTCCGTGCGCTGGTCGCGCCGCTCATCCTGATCGCCACCGTCGTGCTGTCCTTCGGTGCGGCGCTCGGCATCTCCGCGCTGCTCTTCGAGTACGTCTTCGGCTTCGCCGGCTCCGACCCGGGGTTCCCACTGTTCGCCTTCGTGTTCCTCGTGGCGCTCGGCATCGACTACAACATCTTCCTGATGACCCGGGTGCGGGAGGAGACCGAGCAGCACGGCACCCGCCGCGGCTCGCTGATCGCACTGGCCTCCACCGGGGGCGTGATCACCTCCGCCGGCATCGTGCTCGCGGCGACGTTCCTCGTGCTCGGCTCGCTGCCGCTGGTGTTCCTCGCCGAGCTCGGCGTCGCCGTCGCGCTCGGGGTCATGCTCGACACCCTGGTGGTCCGCTCGGTCCTGGTGACCGCGCTCAACCTCGACCTCGGCGGGAGGATCTGGTGGCCCAGCAGGCTCGACCGGGAGGACGCCCCCCTCACGCCCGCCGAGGCGGAGGCACCGCTCGAGACGGTGCACTGA
- a CDS encoding DUF2243 domain-containing protein — MPTSVPTSVGDPPSAAASLMYGVGLGGFVDGIVLHQILQWHHMVSADYPTTTVAGLEVNTLADGFFHLVTWFVVVGASIVTLAQWRHGRLPPSWRFHVGGLLAGWGGFNLVEGLVDHQILGVHHVRDDLGGPLAWDLGFLAFGALLVAAGWVLMRAGSRELEDRAWTPTPVAGAGGA, encoded by the coding sequence ATGCCGACCTCAGTGCCGACCTCCGTGGGAGACCCCCCGTCCGCGGCCGCGAGCCTGATGTACGGCGTCGGGCTGGGCGGGTTCGTCGACGGGATCGTGCTGCACCAGATCCTCCAGTGGCACCACATGGTGAGCGCCGACTACCCGACCACGACCGTCGCGGGCCTGGAGGTCAACACCCTCGCCGACGGCTTCTTCCACCTCGTCACGTGGTTCGTCGTGGTCGGTGCCTCCATCGTCACGCTGGCGCAGTGGCGTCACGGCCGGCTCCCGCCGAGCTGGCGCTTCCACGTCGGCGGGCTGCTCGCCGGGTGGGGCGGCTTCAACCTCGTGGAGGGACTGGTCGACCACCAGATCCTGGGCGTGCACCACGTGCGCGACGACCTCGGCGGTCCGCTCGCGTGGGACCTCGGCTTCCTGGCGTTCGGCGCGCTGCTGGTCGCGGCCGGCTGGGTCCTGATGCGCGCGGGCTCGCGCGAGCTGGAGGACCGGGCGTGGACGCCTACGCCCGTGGCGGGAGCCGGTGGAGCGTGA
- a CDS encoding ABC transporter permease — MTDSGTATDAGPSSTDPTPHVGFADDDVQAVTIADSARDYVNRLRGGDMGSLPAILGLIVLFVVFSSLNDRFLTTYNMANLVVQAGSIIVLAMGIVFVLLLGEIDLSAGVAGGASATIIALMLIDYDWTWWLATLAGVAVGAVIGFAIGALVSGLGIPSFVVTLAFFLALQAVPLRLIGSGGSLRFNDEVLRGLSIKNVPVTAGWIAAVLIVVGFAAVSLWRYRSLASKGLVHRPLGLVLIRIVVLGVIVLGLTALLSANRAPNPALFTISGIPWVAPVVIALLLFWTFVLTKTRFGRHLYAVGGNAEAARRAGINVRRVKILAFVICSSMAAISGMLAASYTGKVSPGSGGGNELLYAVGAAVIGGTSLFGGRGRAMDAVIGGLVIATIPNGLGLLNQASYINFLVTGGVLLLAASVDAVSRRRRSSAGV, encoded by the coding sequence ATGACCGATTCAGGCACCGCGACCGACGCCGGCCCCTCGTCGACCGACCCCACCCCCCATGTCGGCTTCGCCGACGACGACGTCCAGGCCGTCACGATCGCCGACTCGGCCCGCGACTACGTCAACCGGCTGCGCGGCGGAGACATGGGCTCGCTGCCCGCGATCTTGGGCCTCATCGTCCTCTTCGTCGTCTTCTCCTCGCTCAACGACCGGTTCCTGACGACCTACAACATGGCCAACCTGGTCGTGCAGGCCGGCTCGATCATCGTGCTGGCGATGGGCATCGTCTTCGTGCTGCTGCTCGGGGAGATCGACCTGTCCGCGGGCGTCGCGGGCGGCGCCTCCGCGACGATCATCGCGCTGATGCTCATCGACTACGACTGGACGTGGTGGCTGGCCACCCTCGCCGGCGTCGCCGTCGGAGCGGTGATCGGCTTCGCCATCGGCGCGCTCGTGTCGGGGCTCGGCATCCCGTCGTTCGTCGTCACGCTCGCGTTCTTCCTGGCGCTGCAGGCGGTGCCGCTGCGGCTGATCGGCTCGGGCGGCTCGCTGCGCTTCAACGACGAGGTGCTGCGCGGGCTGTCGATCAAGAACGTCCCGGTCACCGCCGGCTGGATCGCCGCGGTGCTCATCGTGGTCGGCTTCGCCGCGGTCTCGCTGTGGCGCTACCGCTCGCTCGCCTCCAAGGGCCTGGTCCACCGCCCGCTCGGGCTCGTGCTGATCCGCATCGTCGTGCTGGGGGTGATCGTCCTCGGTCTGACCGCCCTGCTGAGCGCCAACCGCGCGCCCAACCCGGCGCTGTTCACCATCAGCGGCATCCCGTGGGTCGCCCCGGTCGTGATCGCGCTGCTGCTCTTCTGGACCTTCGTGCTGACCAAGACCCGCTTCGGTCGCCACCTCTACGCCGTCGGCGGCAACGCCGAGGCCGCCCGCCGCGCCGGCATCAACGTGCGCCGGGTCAAGATCCTCGCGTTCGTGATCTGCTCCTCGATGGCCGCGATCAGCGGCATGCTCGCGGCCTCCTACACCGGCAAGGTCTCGCCGGGCTCGGGTGGCGGCAACGAGCTGCTCTACGCCGTGGGCGCCGCGGTCATCGGCGGCACCAGCCTCTTCGGCGGCCGGGGCCGGGCGATGGACGCCGTCATCGGCGGCCTGGTGATCGCCACCATCCCCAACGGCCTGGGCCTGCTCAACCAGGCGAGCTACATCAACTTCCTCGTCACCGGCGGGGTGCTGCTGCTCGCCGCGAGCGTCGACGCCGTCTCCCGGCGCCGCCGCTCGTCCGCGGGCGTGTAG
- a CDS encoding AMP-dependent synthetase/ligase, with protein MTATQTDPDVLAVREDYESRIVGLHMPATVRRAAEENPDLPAFSDRFDVAAGETWSTITWAETWELTRQVAAALIDLGVQTGDPVAIMAANRTAHTLADYGAMTAAAVPMSIYNTLAQEQVAFIAGESRPVVVVLEDHDRYQRWEPALDRVDSIRHVVMLADADRVDDPRVMTWEELLARGADTGAVDARMEQITPDLPATFLYTSGTTGNPKGVVLTHHNVMYEAVSTLDAGGLHGPQRTISYLPLAHIAERILATYAPPFLGSHVHAIPDPAGLLGALGEVHPTAFFGVPRVWEKIKTGISAKLAEDPDPANQKLVTDAMAAGLAWTQAHEYGNEMTPEVEEAFAKADEAILAFLRLLLGLDQVTWAASAAAPMPLEVAKFMGGLGLRVYDVYGMTETTGAFTSNGPDAFKLGTVGRPNPGIEVRLAEDGEILVRGPVNTPGYYKQEEATRTLLDEDGWVHTGDIGTVDEDGFYSVVDRKKELIITSAGKNIAPSNIENYLKESPIIGHAMAIGDDRAYVVAILTLDGEIAPLVAQKMGLEFIDLADLSSRPEIRAMAQAAVDKANERLSRPEQVKAWELLADEWTAESEELTPTLKLKRRVVRTKYADVVDGLYTG; from the coding sequence ATGACCGCGACCCAGACCGACCCCGACGTCCTCGCCGTCCGCGAGGACTACGAGTCCCGCATCGTCGGCCTCCACATGCCGGCCACCGTGCGCCGGGCCGCCGAGGAGAACCCCGACCTGCCCGCGTTCTCCGACCGCTTCGACGTGGCGGCGGGCGAGACCTGGTCGACCATCACCTGGGCCGAGACGTGGGAGCTCACCCGGCAGGTCGCCGCCGCGCTCATCGACCTGGGCGTGCAGACCGGCGACCCGGTGGCGATCATGGCCGCCAACCGCACGGCGCACACGCTGGCCGACTACGGCGCGATGACGGCGGCGGCCGTGCCGATGTCGATCTACAACACCCTGGCGCAGGAGCAGGTCGCGTTCATCGCCGGCGAGTCGCGGCCGGTCGTCGTGGTGCTCGAGGACCACGACCGCTACCAGCGCTGGGAGCCGGCCCTCGACCGGGTCGACTCGATCCGCCACGTGGTCATGCTCGCCGACGCCGACCGGGTCGACGACCCGCGCGTGATGACGTGGGAGGAGCTGCTGGCCCGCGGCGCCGACACCGGCGCGGTCGACGCGCGGATGGAGCAGATCACCCCCGACCTGCCCGCGACGTTCCTCTACACCTCCGGCACGACCGGCAACCCCAAGGGCGTGGTGCTCACCCACCACAACGTCATGTACGAGGCCGTCTCCACCCTCGACGCCGGCGGCCTGCACGGCCCGCAGCGCACGATCAGCTACCTCCCGCTCGCGCACATCGCCGAGCGGATCCTCGCGACGTACGCTCCCCCGTTCCTCGGCAGCCACGTGCACGCCATCCCCGACCCCGCCGGCCTGCTCGGCGCACTCGGCGAGGTGCACCCGACCGCCTTCTTCGGCGTGCCGCGGGTGTGGGAGAAGATCAAGACCGGCATCTCGGCCAAGCTCGCCGAGGACCCCGACCCCGCCAACCAGAAGCTCGTCACCGACGCGATGGCGGCCGGGCTCGCGTGGACGCAGGCCCACGAGTACGGCAACGAGATGACGCCCGAGGTCGAGGAGGCCTTCGCTAAGGCCGACGAGGCGATCCTCGCCTTCCTCCGCCTGCTGCTCGGCCTCGACCAGGTGACGTGGGCCGCCAGCGCCGCGGCGCCGATGCCCCTGGAGGTCGCGAAGTTCATGGGCGGGCTCGGCCTGCGCGTCTACGACGTCTACGGCATGACCGAGACCACGGGCGCCTTCACCTCCAACGGCCCCGACGCGTTCAAGCTCGGCACCGTCGGGCGGCCCAACCCGGGCATCGAGGTGCGGCTCGCCGAGGACGGCGAGATCCTCGTCCGGGGACCGGTCAACACCCCGGGCTACTACAAGCAGGAGGAGGCCACGCGCACCCTCCTCGACGAGGACGGATGGGTGCACACGGGTGACATCGGCACCGTCGACGAGGACGGGTTCTACTCCGTCGTCGACCGCAAGAAGGAGCTGATCATCACCTCGGCGGGCAAGAACATCGCGCCCTCCAACATCGAGAACTACCTCAAGGAGTCGCCGATCATCGGCCACGCGATGGCCATCGGCGACGACCGGGCCTACGTCGTCGCGATCCTCACCCTCGACGGGGAGATCGCCCCCCTCGTCGCGCAGAAGATGGGCCTCGAGTTCATCGACCTCGCCGACCTGTCGTCCCGGCCCGAGATCCGGGCGATGGCGCAGGCGGCGGTGGACAAGGCCAACGAGCGGCTCTCGCGTCCCGAGCAGGTCAAGGCGTGGGAGCTGCTGGCCGACGAGTGGACGGCCGAGTCCGAGGAGCTCACCCCGACCCTCAAGCTCAAGCGCCGCGTCGTGCGCACCAAGTACGCCGACGTGGTCGACGGCCTCTACACCGGCTGA
- a CDS encoding excalibur calcium-binding domain-containing protein: MTRNFCGALAALALTAPLLVLTPADAAAPSFRSCDALTAKWPNGVAKGPAAASKAVRDGYSRPATTKLAVQVYWTNYRSLDRDKDGTACEN; the protein is encoded by the coding sequence ATGACCAGGAACTTCTGCGGCGCCCTCGCCGCCCTCGCCCTCACCGCACCGCTGCTGGTGCTGACGCCGGCCGACGCGGCTGCCCCCTCCTTCCGCTCGTGCGACGCCCTCACCGCCAAGTGGCCCAACGGTGTCGCCAAGGGGCCGGCGGCGGCTTCCAAGGCGGTGCGTGACGGCTACTCCCGCCCGGCCACCACCAAGCTCGCCGTGCAGGTCTACTGGACCAACTACCGCAGCCTCGACCGCGACAAGGACGGCACGGCCTGCGAGAACTGA